The Acanthopagrus latus isolate v.2019 chromosome 11, fAcaLat1.1, whole genome shotgun sequence genome segment TGGAGAATGTGTCAAACATGTGTAGCAAATGATGTAATACATTTGTGCCCGGTGTTGCTGCTGCGGATATGTTGTCCTACCGGTTATGATTTTAAACGCCCTATAAACTCGTTTTATGGTGCTTGTGGCTCTCAACAGCCGCTTGTTACAAGGCTCGGGGTTTAGTGGATCGCTGCCTTTGTTTGAGCAacttcaaggtaaaaaaaaaaaagaaaaagaaaaggatgtcGGCACGATTGactatttcatctgtttgtccTTTGTTTACCTGACTTGCAAGATTAAAGCTTGCAAAGTTCTGGCAAAGCATGAAGTTACACAAATGAATCCTCATACTGGATTATGTCCCAGACTGTGTTGAGACTGGAGCTAGAGCGGTGCAGTGCGTTGCCAGGTGCAgcctgctgctgttagctctaATCCCTCTGCCAAAGTCTGCGGGATTCACTTTATCTTGTTTTAAGGCATGTCAACATGTTCGTCTGGCACATCTCATCCATCACCTTCCTTTCAGAAAGAGCTGCAGTTGCCCTGGGACAGGATTCATCTGCTGGGTTACAGTTTGGGGGCGCATGTGGCCGGGATCGCCGGAGACCTCACAGAACGTAAAATCAGCAGGATCACAGGTGAGAACATGGAGCGACATCTGCTCACAGTATATGTTGATCCAACACTGTGAgcataaatgtatttaattggaAAGTGGGTCACTGTCAATCGTATTTAGCATTTCAAGCGTTTAAAGTGACAATAGACCTGCACCTTTGAGcatattaataataacacaattaaaaggtgcaatgtgttGGAATTTTAGTTAAAGCTAttcaaaaatgagaaataatgGTTACGATAATGTTTCAAGGACATTCTTAGCCCAACCAGTGTCAGTGACGGGACCATTAGCTGCACAGTTAActatgctaactagctaacgtcAGCTACAGTTCTCAATTGTTTGGAGTATAAATTAAAGAGGTTCAGttcttacatagtgcacctttaagcatgaatttatgaacaaaaaacaaataatagtTGGATGTAAGTGTAATTTATTAAATCCATGATTAGTCTGTCTTGATTCTCTTTTCAGATCTACAAACCCAATAACAAGCATGTATAATGTGTTTTAGCCACAAGCATTTGAGCTTACTTGGCTCATATGATTTGGACTCATGCATGCAAACATACCATACTGTAACGTAACATATGGGCACTATTCTCTCCAGCCCTGCACATGAGAACAGCACGGCACAGCAATGAAACATGATCTGCTGGCCATTACATTCCTGGCCCGTATTGTATGTGTGCACTCTTTGCCAGTGAGAGAGTGTCCAATCCGCTTGATTTGCCACTATGAACTTTATCCAGCTTTGAAATCTCTCTCTGACCTGCTTAGAATAATGGTATGTTTACCGTGATCCGAGGCAGGAGCCCATTAAGAACCCACAATCACTGGTTTGTATTGTTCTGCAGAGCTGCACGTGGAGAAAAAGAGGCCACACGCTCACATGTTTTGATGTGCAGTTTTATGGGCGTAGAGATCCACAGAGCCAGTCTTTATCGACACACTCAATGCAAAGaatctcttctctctttccttctcccttCTTTCGTCTAGGTCTGGATCCTGCTGGTCCCACCTTCGAGCACGCAGACAACCAGAACACCCTGTCCAGAGACGACGCCCAGTTTGTGGACGTGCTGCACACCAACACCAGGGGCTCCCCGGACCGCAGCATTGGCATCCAGAGACCCGTGGGCGACATCGACATCTACCCCAATGGAGGCACTTTCCAGCCAGGCTGCGACATCCAGAACACACTGCTAGGGATCGCGTTGGAAGGCATCAAGGGCCTCCAAAGTAcgtatttacagtttttaatctGCATCTTCAACCACTCACATTGACAGTAACGTAATACATCCAGTGTGGAGTTTATACTTCTGCCCTTATTATTAGACTCCAGTTGCCAATAAGGGACTTTAGTCGCTCAGACCTGCTGTTAGAAATCATCTCCACCTCCGCTGTGTGACGTGCTGCACCATAAATACACATGTCCGCCCACATTGcgtgaaacattttcaacaacagTGTTGTAAATCGCCCAGATAGGCTCATGTAAGTTTGCATGGTGTCAACAGACACTTTGACACTATAAAACTAAAACGGGCTgcaattaaacacacagtgtcatGTTCCGTTTTTGCTGGAGATGAAAGTCTTACTTGGTGTTTAGCCAACACGACATGTCAAGAGTCATAAAAGCGACACATTACAAAGAAGCTTTCTCTGCTGAAGACATAACTTCTGTTCTCCGCTGCAGATATGGACCAGCTCGTCAAATGTTCCCACGAGCGCTCCATCCACCTGTTCATCGACTCTCTGCTGAACATCGAGCAGCAAAGCCTGGCTTACCGCTGCAACTCAAAGGAGGCCTTCAACAAGGGCCTGTGCCTCAGCTGCAGGAAGAACCGCTGCAACAAGCTCGGCTACAACATCAACAAGGTCCGCAGGACCCGCAGCACCAAGATGTACCTCAAGACCCGCGATATGATGCCTTACAAAGGTAAATGTCAGTGGAGGAGGCTTAGAGAGGAGAAGACGTATGTTGGACTACTGTAGAAAAGTCTGACTGTTTTCATGTACTTTACTGAGGATTATGGAGAGTTGAGTTAATTAATGCACATACCCGAACGGGAATAATCCccagtgtgtgagctgctgttgtGGCTGCTGTGAGCTGAGTATTAGTACAGTCAGTGTCGATACAAATACACTAGACACACTTTTATGGGAAACCATTCACACATAATGAAGCATACATACAAGTTACAAGTATTCCGGAGGGCATATAAAAATGAGGTCATGGGTATTTTAGTTGCTCGCTGAAGGTCCTGCAACACGGCGGCGCGTGATGCTCCGACAATGGAGAAGTTTATTTAAAGCAACGCTATGCAACTTTATGCGTAGAGATTGTTGATTGTCGAGTCTTCATCAGTCCATCCGTCCAGCCACGTAACCATGTTTCCTTTGAAAGGAATGCGGGTTTGCTGGAGTCGATCTGTGCTAACACTGGGCAAGTGGCGGGGTACGCCAGTCTCACACCCAGATTGTCAAATACCAGATAGTAACCCAAAAGCGTTGTTGTTTGACGTTCTGGAAATTAAAGTCAGACTCAAACATTTTTCCAGAATCGCTTTCAAAGTAGCACATggtgtttctttaaaaagataatttgtCAGTAGTGTTTATGGTTACGGAAGGAATAAATGACGTTATACTGTAAATACGTGAGGGTGTGCGCATGAAAGGAACTTGGATTAATCACAAAGCTCTCTTCAGTcacatgaagacagagagagatcaaGCTTACATAAGGGATTTCCTGGTATTAAACATACTTTAAGTAGTGGTACGAGAGACGTGGGAGAGTCTAAAGTGTGTggctttctgtttcttctcttctaGTTTTCCACTATCAAGTGAAGGTGCATTTCTTCAGCAAGGACCCTCTGAGCTTCACGGAGCAGCCGATGAAGATTTCTCTGTACGGAACCCACGGAGAGAAGGAGGACATTTCCTTCGTCTTGTAAGTAcattaaacagtaaaaatgttccCACGTGAACTCCCAcgtgaaaacagagaaaacatatacgtggaaatgttaaaaaaagacaaaaacacacgaTCAGCAGCAGTGCTCCGACTACCCCGACCCTGAGGACAGTCCAGCTGACCTTTAAACGTCTGCTCCTCTTTTCACCCCACAGGCCGGTCCTGAAAGGTAACACCACTCTGTCCTTCCTCATCACCACCGATGTGGACATCGGCGACCTGATGATCGTGAAGCTGCGCTGGGAGAAGGACACGATCATCAGCTGGTCAGACTGGTGGGGCAGCAGCAAGTTCCACATCCGCAAACTGCGCATCAAGTCAGGGGAGACCCAGTCCAAGTAAGTCGTCGTTAGACATGATTAGAAAGACATTTGTATGTGGGTTCGgtgatttttaattttcctgATTTCCCCTTTGTGATTTTTAGGGTGATCTTCAGCGCAAAGGAAGGAGAGTTTGTCTACCTGGTCAGGGGAGGAGCAGATGGAGAATTTGTCAAGTCAAAGGAAGACAACCTGAGCCGTAAAGAGAAACTGTAAGTCGAGAGGATGAAAATATTCTTATTTGTCCAaatttacatttgaattataTGATTAGGTAATCAATACAAATAAGATAAAGTTAGACAATTGCCACGCTACAGACTGCACACATGTGATCT includes the following:
- the lpl gene encoding lipoprotein lipase, giving the protein MGKENISFLTVWIILGKIFATFSSDPEPTTGTTTSSTGSSSSSTVFVNTTITATPLPTTAEWITDYTDIVSKFSLRTAEIPDDDMCYIVPGRPDTIEECEFNNETQSFIVIHGWTVTGMFESWVPKLVSALYEREPSANVIVVDWLTRANQHYPTSAAYTKLVGRDVAKFVTWIQKELQLPWDRIHLLGYSLGAHVAGIAGDLTERKISRITGLDPAGPTFEHADNQNTLSRDDAQFVDVLHTNTRGSPDRSIGIQRPVGDIDIYPNGGTFQPGCDIQNTLLGIALEGIKGLQNMDQLVKCSHERSIHLFIDSLLNIEQQSLAYRCNSKEAFNKGLCLSCRKNRCNKLGYNINKVRRTRSTKMYLKTRDMMPYKVFHYQVKVHFFSKDPLSFTEQPMKISLYGTHGEKEDISFVLPVLKGNTTLSFLITTDVDIGDLMIVKLRWEKDTIISWSDWWGSSKFHIRKLRIKSGETQSKVIFSAKEGEFVYLVRGGADGEFVKSKEDNLSRKEKLMHKLKMQGSLFAQNDA